TGGCATATACCCGTTTCATAAAACCGGCGTAAATAGGAAGGGCAGTTGTTGCCCCGTCACCTTGTGCCGTACTGGTAAAGTGGAACGCACGGTCTTCACAACCAGTCCATACGCCTGCTACCAATTGAGGGGTAATCGCCATAAACCAACCATCCGAGTTGGCATTGGTGGTCCCGGTTTTTCCACCGATAGGCCCCGTTACCCCAAATCTTCCTGCCAGTCGCCATCCTGTTCCATTGGTCACCACGCCCCGAAGCATTCTGGTCATCACATAGGCAACTTCTTCGTTCATTGCAGGAACTGGAATAGGTTTTTCACTATATAATACCACACCATTTTTATCCTCTATTTTCAAAATATAAGTAGGTTTATTCCACACTCCTTTGTTGGCAAAAACACTGTAAGCACCTACCATGTCATAAACGGAAGCATCAAAAGATCCGAGCGCAATGGATGGATATGCCGGTACTTCAGAGGTAATCCCCATTTTTTTTGCCAGGGTTGCCACTGCAGTTGGTCCCACCTGCTTCATCAGAAATGCGGCGATGTAATTTTGAGAGAGTGCCAGAGCTTTCTGCAGGGTCAGGTATCCAGGTACTGTTCCCGAAGACCTTGGCGTCCAGGGTGCACTTCCCGGAACTTCAATCGTTACCGGTTCATTCAATACACTGAAACATGGAGAATATCCGTTTTCAATTGCTACGGCATAAGTAAAAGGTTTGGCTGTGGAGCCAACCTGTCTGGTTCCCATTTTTACCTGGTCGTATTTAAAATGTTCATAATTGATCCCGCCAACCCAGGCTTTAACATATCCGGATTGAGGATCCATCGCCATCATGGCATTTCTCAACAATAATTTATAGTACTTTACAGAGTCTATAGGTTTCATTAAAGTGTCGACATTGCCTTTCCATGTAAAAATATTTAACCTGGTCGGTGTGTTGAAATCGGCCTTAATTTCTTCATTTGATTTTCCTTCCAGTTGCAATGCCTTATAACGGTCTGATCTTCTCACACCTTGCTCAATCTGCATTTCTTTGCCTTTAAAAGGATTTCGGCCTTTCCAGCTATTATTGAAAGACACCTGCAAAGTTTTCATGTATTCTTTTTGAGCCTCTTCTGCAAATACCTGCATGTCGTAGTTGATGGTGGTGGTGATTCTCAGGCCATCCCTGTCCAGGTCGTATGGTGTGCCATCCGATTTAAGAATAGAGCGGTCCTGGAAGATCTTTTTAATGTCGCTTTTTAATACTGCCCTAAAATATGGGGCAATACCATCGTTTACCGTCGCTGCACTGAAGCGCAGACCGAGTGGTTTTTCTCTTTCTTTTTCAAAATCGCTTTCTGTAAGGAAATCTGCCTTTACCATCAAACCCATAATGGTATTTCTACGGGCTAAGGAACGGTCAGGATTACGGGTGGGTGAGTATCTGGATATTCCTTTCAGAATTCCTACGAGTGTTGCTGCCTGACTTACCGATAATTTATCTGGGGTGGTATTAAAATATACCCTTGCTGCAGACTTTATACCATAGGCCTGATTTCCAAAATCAACCGTATTTAAATACATCACGATGATTTCTTCCTTGGTATAGTTACGCTCTAATTTTACCGCAATTACCCATTCCTGAAATTTTTGCAACAAACGTTTGGCGAAGTTCTTCTGACGTCCTTCTTCTGAGAAGAGGTTTAGTGCCAACTGTTGGGTGATGGTACTTCCACCTTGTTTTTTTCCGATAATGGCATATAGAAATATCGTAAATGTACGTTTGAAATCGATTCCTGAATGCTCCTTGAAACGAACGTCTTCGGTAGCGATTAAGGCATTAATGACATTCGGGGAGATTGCGGGATAAGTTACATTGGAGCGGTTCTGAACGAAATATGTGCCCAGGACTTTACCCTCTTCAGTAATAACCTCAGAAGCCTGATTACTTTTTGGATGTTCGATATCTCTGAAGGATGGGAGTTCTCCAAACAAACCAAAACCTACTGCAATGATGAAGAGAGCAAATAAAACGATTCCTGCAATTAATAATTTCCAAAGTCTATAGTTGTACTTTCTGATGTCTTCTTGCGAAAGTGGTTTGTTCATTTTTAATAGTTGTTTTTATAAAATTCCAGGTATTTATCCAGAATGTCCTTGCTGCTTAGCTTTTCGAAGTTTTCTTTGCTAATGATAAAGCTCTTATAAAGGTTAGCAGGGACCTTCATGATTTGTTTTAACTGTGGATTGATTCCCTCCGCATATGTTTTTGCGTCGTCGAAAGTACCAAAGTTTCCTACAAATATAAGCTGATCATTGTCAAATTCCTTCAATTGATGTCGCAGATTGTTCTCAGTGTAGTTCCCGCGATTAAATTGACCGATACCAAATCGTGACGAACTCAGCGTTAAAGAGGCATCAGCCACATGAACTACATAATAATAAATACTGGAAATTGCTGTACTAAAAATGCCAACTACTTTTACAGGCACTACTGGTTTTCCAGGTGTAACAGCTTTTGGTATAACTGGAGTTTCTATATTTTTTTCTGACTTAACAGGTTTATTTTCTGCAACAGGATTTTTGACGGCTACCGTTACCGGGAACTGTTGTCCAAAGAATTTAGGCTCGTTAGGATCGAAATCTATCAGGGCAATCTGTCTCTTTTTAAATTCTTCCAGATGTTGATTGATATAGGCAAGGTGTTCTTTCACCAATGGAACGATCAGTTTATCATCAGGGAAACTGGTATTGATCTTCTCAAATTCAGTAGTCAGGTTATCTACATGACTGGTCCGGCCAATCGCAATAGCTTTCAGATAGGCAAATTGTGGAGCAAGGTAGTTTTCCGGATTTGCTTTCAGAACTTCATCTACCCTTTGGATAACCGCATTAAAATCTTTTTTCTCATACAGATCAAAAAGATCATTGTACTGTTTGTTTACAGTAACTTCCATTTCCGATTGCCTTAAAGAGAATGAAGGATCCAGAATTGTTTTCGCATAGGTTGAAGAAGCATATTCTTTCAAGACCTTATTCTTAAACATTTCAGATTTTGCCGGGTCAAGTGTTTTGTTGACCAGGTACATTCCATAATAAATTGAAGCCAGGCGGTTATTGTTTGGAAAGCGGTCTAACAGAATTTGGTAGATCTCGTCAGCCTCTTTAGGGTCATTCAGTTCCTGTAGATAGAAGTTGGCCATCTCATGATAAGCATCTATGATTTTTTGATCTGAGATTGCCAGAAGTTCGGGTGTGAGCGGAACAGCAGCAGTAATGAGCTTTACTTTTGATTCGGTGTCTGGAACAGTGACAGGTAAACTATCCGGATTTGCCGCCACCTTACCATTATTGCTATAGCTTTTGTTAATATCCTGGATGGTCTCCTGAGCAGAAGACCGGATGCTTTGACGCCAGTTACTTTCCAGTTTTCTGTTGCCCCATTTCTTCTTGAAATCATTAAAACCAGTACTTAGGGCATTTGAATTTGCAAAATAGAAACTACTGCTGGCATTGGTATTTTTGGTCCGGTTATCATAGCCAGGTTGAAAAGTATTCATGGCATATGTTTCGGTTGTCTTAACGGGTTCCACAATAGGGTTTGCCAATAGGTTTATCTTTGCCGGGCGTTCCTGTTCAGGAAGTTTAGCAATGGACTGAAGGGTGTCTTCCCATGAAATTACCTCATAACGGTCAGTCAGATATTGTAGGTTTTGATTTTTTTTAAGAATCAATTCATAACCAGGGTAGGTTCTGGGTAAGGTATTAGCTGTACTGTCGTAATAAGCCTTCGCTCCTCTGTAGTCCCGGAAGTGTTTAAAATTAAGGTCCGCGATCTTTAAGTAAGACAGGCCCTTCTGATAGGCATTTTTTGTGCTGTTACGTACAGATAATTTATAATATTTTTTTGCCTGATCGTAATCGCCGTCTCTGGCATACGTTTCGGCAACCTGATAATAAACCTGGTCGTGGTAATCTTCATTTTTATCGTCCTTAAGCAGGGCGAGTAACTGATCTTGTTTGTTTATTTTTACGCCACTCATGAAAGCATTGAGCTTAATCCGGTTTAAGTTGGCATTGAAGTACATCTCAAAAGGAGCATTACTTTTTTCTACTTTTCTGTAATAAAATAATGCTTCCGGATAGTTTTCCTGTTGTTCGGAGAGCTGCGCCAGGATATAGGTCCATCGGATACGCTCCGCGCCTGTTGGATTTGCGTTTAGCGCTTCCTTTAATGCGCCAATGGCCTCTGTTGCCATTCGTTGATGAATATAGATCTGAGCAATGGTTGCCAGGGGGTCAGCTTTATTGTTTTTTAGATCGGATATGGTAATGGATAAGGTATCAAGGACCAGTGCTGCCTCACTATATTTGCCCAGTTGCATTAAACTCCTTGCCTTCCAGTCTAAAGCCTGCACATAGCTTTTTTTATTATTGGGGAAGGTTTTTGCAGTATAATCAAAATATTCTGTAGCATTGAAGTAGTTCTGTTTGTAGAAGTTCGCTTTTCCTAAAAGCAGGTATGACTCATCCACATAGTTTCCGTAGCTTTTTTCCAGGAGGATTACTCTTGCTTTTTTTATGATTTCGTCCATAGCTGGCATACTTTCCGAGGGCTGGCTGTTAAAGATGTCATATTTTTCGGGACTCACATACACCGGCAGGATTTCATCATAATTGTCTGCATAGCCTTCTGTCAGCTCTTGCTGATGCTCGATGAGGATCACATTTGAATTATAAATATAATTATAACGGGAGGTTAGGTTCTGCATAGCCCTGCTTCCGGCAGTATCTTTATGTGAACTGCAGGCATAGAGGATGCTGGAGCAAAAGATAAATAGCGTTATCTTTAGAGAGTTGATTGCGTAATTTTCCAAAAAAATGCTGATTGAGTTAAAAGCTTATAACAACAAAATATATGCAAAAGTATTTTATTCAGCAACAACTTCTTAACAAAATGGGTTTTATTTGTAGTAGATTTAATCAGGATGGAACCAAACGAAAAGAAAAAGAACATAAATAATTTCGCTAAATATTCGTCGATCAGTTTTCAGATGCTGGCTACAATAGGCTTATTTGCCTTTGC
This region of Pedobacter steynii genomic DNA includes:
- a CDS encoding tetratricopeptide repeat protein; translated protein: MENYAINSLKITLFIFCSSILYACSSHKDTAGSRAMQNLTSRYNYIYNSNVILIEHQQELTEGYADNYDEILPVYVSPEKYDIFNSQPSESMPAMDEIIKKARVILLEKSYGNYVDESYLLLGKANFYKQNYFNATEYFDYTAKTFPNNKKSYVQALDWKARSLMQLGKYSEAALVLDTLSITISDLKNNKADPLATIAQIYIHQRMATEAIGALKEALNANPTGAERIRWTYILAQLSEQQENYPEALFYYRKVEKSNAPFEMYFNANLNRIKLNAFMSGVKINKQDQLLALLKDDKNEDYHDQVYYQVAETYARDGDYDQAKKYYKLSVRNSTKNAYQKGLSYLKIADLNFKHFRDYRGAKAYYDSTANTLPRTYPGYELILKKNQNLQYLTDRYEVISWEDTLQSIAKLPEQERPAKINLLANPIVEPVKTTETYAMNTFQPGYDNRTKNTNASSSFYFANSNALSTGFNDFKKKWGNRKLESNWRQSIRSSAQETIQDINKSYSNNGKVAANPDSLPVTVPDTESKVKLITAAVPLTPELLAISDQKIIDAYHEMANFYLQELNDPKEADEIYQILLDRFPNNNRLASIYYGMYLVNKTLDPAKSEMFKNKVLKEYASSTYAKTILDPSFSLRQSEMEVTVNKQYNDLFDLYEKKDFNAVIQRVDEVLKANPENYLAPQFAYLKAIAIGRTSHVDNLTTEFEKINTSFPDDKLIVPLVKEHLAYINQHLEEFKKRQIALIDFDPNEPKFFGQQFPVTVAVKNPVAENKPVKSEKNIETPVIPKAVTPGKPVVPVKVVGIFSTAISSIYYYVVHVADASLTLSSSRFGIGQFNRGNYTENNLRHQLKEFDNDQLIFVGNFGTFDDAKTYAEGINPQLKQIMKVPANLYKSFIISKENFEKLSSKDILDKYLEFYKNNY
- a CDS encoding transglycosylase domain-containing protein: MNKPLSQEDIRKYNYRLWKLLIAGIVLFALFIIAVGFGLFGELPSFRDIEHPKSNQASEVITEEGKVLGTYFVQNRSNVTYPAISPNVINALIATEDVRFKEHSGIDFKRTFTIFLYAIIGKKQGGSTITQQLALNLFSEEGRQKNFAKRLLQKFQEWVIAVKLERNYTKEEIIVMYLNTVDFGNQAYGIKSAARVYFNTTPDKLSVSQAATLVGILKGISRYSPTRNPDRSLARRNTIMGLMVKADFLTESDFEKEREKPLGLRFSAATVNDGIAPYFRAVLKSDIKKIFQDRSILKSDGTPYDLDRDGLRITTTINYDMQVFAEEAQKEYMKTLQVSFNNSWKGRNPFKGKEMQIEQGVRRSDRYKALQLEGKSNEEIKADFNTPTRLNIFTWKGNVDTLMKPIDSVKYYKLLLRNAMMAMDPQSGYVKAWVGGINYEHFKYDQVKMGTRQVGSTAKPFTYAVAIENGYSPCFSVLNEPVTIEVPGSAPWTPRSSGTVPGYLTLQKALALSQNYIAAFLMKQVGPTAVATLAKKMGITSEVPAYPSIALGSFDASVYDMVGAYSVFANKGVWNKPTYILKIEDKNGVVLYSEKPIPVPAMNEEVAYVMTRMLRGVVTNGTGWRLAGRFGVTGPIGGKTGTTNANSDGWFMAITPQLVAGVWTGCEDRAFHFTSTAQGDGATTALPIYAGFMKRVYASPKLKMSKADFEPPKNGVSITFDCNQYQQQEQKTELDEKLGF